A stretch of DNA from Desulfobulbaceae bacterium:
AAAAGGTACATCCCGGTAGCCACCGACCGAATCAAACAGTGATTTATGGATAAAAATGGCTTGATCGCCATAGGGCATGCTGAAGAGTTTGGCTCGAATATTGGTGCAGAGCTCAATGAGCCTGATAGCCAGGCCTGACTGGTTGATATGAAGCTGAAAGGCCCCGCATGCACAGTTGGGATGCCGGAGAATTTTGTTTATCTGCACAGAGTAACCAGTTGGTAAAACCGTGTCGCTGTGCAGGAAAAGGAGGATTTCGCCTGAGGCTGCTGTAGCCCCGGCGTTCATCTGAGATGCTCGCCCTGGTGGGGCAGTTAAAACGTTACAGCCAAGCTGGCTGGCAATTCTGGCGCTGGAATCGTTGCCGCTATCAACGACGATGATTTCAAAAGCCTCTGGCGCGGCTGATTGAATAGCTTTGGCAATATTTGCTTCCTCATTCCGGCAAGGAATGATAACTGAGATGTTTGATATCTTCTGGTCGATCAATGTCATGAAGCGGCTCCAGTATGGTACTGGTCAGGTTATTTTGATCTGCTTTTTGTAAGGTTTGTGACAGGACTGATCCTGTTCCCCAATCAATATCTGTAAAGAGCTCTGCGTGCAGCCTGCTGAGCCCGATAAGGTAATAACCGCCGTCAAAAGCTGGGCCAAGTACAACATCAGCTTTAGGGAGGGCCGCAAAGGCCTTGACGAGCAGATCATTGCCCAGGCCGGGGCAGTCTGTGCCAACGGCGATAACGGAGCTGTTTTTTGCCAGAAAAGATGTTTTAAAGCCCTGGACGAGCCTTTGCCCTAAATCTCCTGGATATTGTTCTTGATAGGCATGGTCGCCCAGCCAGTTTTTCATGGAGCTTACACGGCCGCCCTGATAATAAATCGTTAAGGCGCAATCATGAGCCTTGGCGAAAGAGGCGGCCATCGAAACCGTTCTTTCCGCCATCTGGCGATGTAACTGAGCCGCACCGTCATCACCAAGTGCGGGAACGAGTCTGGTTTTTGTTTTACCTGGTTCAGGATAGCGGGTAAATATAAGTAACTGTTTTTTCATTAGATTGGTTGTTTTTAATAATGAGGAATAACCCAAAGCCCAAGAGACTATAGCATTGCCGTCTAAACAAAAAAAGAACAAACCTTCACCGGGCTCATATCGCCAAAGAAACTATCGAAATCGAGTGGATAGGAGCGGGCTGGTCTCCTTTGAGGTTCAGGTGCGAGAAACAGATCTTCATATTCTTGCCACAAAAGATGTGCGGAGCAAGGCTTTACACCATGTTTTTGAACTCAGAAATCAGCTGGAAAACTATATAGCACACTATCCTGAATTTTTACAAAGTCTGAAACCGCTTGCCTTTGATCCAACGGCCCCGGCGGTAGTAAAAGATATGATGCGAGCCTCCGAAAAAGCAGGAGTCGGTCCCATGGCAGCTGTGGCCGGGGTGACAGCTCAATATATTGGTGAGATCTTGGTGCGGGAGCACGGGGTGCAGGAGATTGTAGTTGAAAATGGCGGCGATATTTTTCTGCAGCGAAGTCAGGATTGCCGGATTGCAATTTTTGCCGGTGCTTCACCGCTGAGTAATAAGGTCGGTGTTTTGGTGAAGGCATCACAGATGCCGACAGGAGTGTGTACATCCTCAGCAACAGTTGGGCACTCTTTGAGTCTCGGGCAGGCAGATGCGGTTACAGTTTTAGCGCGCTCTACTGCCCTGGCCGATGCTGTGGCCACCAGACTGGGAAATGAAACGAGAAATAGCCAAGAGATTGATCTGGCCCTTGAAATAGGAGCGGCCATTGAAGGGATTGTCGGTATCGTTATCATTTGTGGAGAGCAACTTGGAGCTTGGGGCGATATCGAGTTGGTCGGCGTGTGATGATTACAAATCTTTGGTTATCAGGATTACATAACCTTCATTGTGCTGAATTATTGATAGACATGAGCATATATGACTGTTATTCTACAAATAACAGAATTAAATTCTTGACAACTGCATATATTGTAAATATTATGCAATAAAGAGATTGTGTTGCAGATTAAAAAAATCAGGGAATGACATAATGTTCAACGAACAATCAAGCCCCGTCTATAACGATGTTGATTTGGCCATACTCACGCATTTGCAAAAAGATGCCACAATTACTAATGCAGAACTGGCAAAACAGGTTGGCCTCTCACCTTCAGCGTGTCTGGGACGAACCAAGCGGCTGAAAGAGACTGGTGTGATTAAACGCATAACGGCGGTGATTGATGAACAGAAGGTTGGGCTCGAGATTGTAACCTTTGTTTTTGTTACACTCAGTCCGCATGACAGGGCCACGACTGAAGCGTTCTTGACCCATGTGCGCAGCCTTGCCAATATCCAGGAATGTTACAATATTTCTGGTAATTATGATTATCTGTTAAAAATCGTTTCCCCCTCAATAAGGGAGTATCGCAACTTTATCATTGATACACTCATTGAAATTCCTGGTGTTGGTAAGGTGGAAACTTCGGTAGTCTTGAGCAGTGAAAAGCAGTCATCGCAACTGCCTTTGCAGAACTCAAAACTTTGGAAAGATGCGGCACTGCTTTAATTAATGGTCTCGCGAAAACCAGATCGACATCCCCGTGACACTCTGTAGGTAGTTGATTTTATTAGGGGGCGCTGGAGCATTTCAGATTTCCCGCGATGTTGTCTTAACTGGTGGGGCATTTAAAAAAAACGTTAGGGTCTTATGGTGGTCGTATTCAGCGATGCGCGAAGAATGAAGGAGGCAGGTATGCAGATCAGAATAAATGGAGAGGATGAGCAGCTAGAGAAAAGTGGGGTATCTATTTCGGAACTTCTCATAATTAAAAAGGTTGAGTCGCCCGACATGGTTTCTGTGCAGCTGAACGGTGAAATTATCGATCGAAGTCAATACCAGGACCAGGTAGTTAGTGATGGTGATGAACTTGATTTCTTGTACTTCATGGGTGGAGGCGCCTTTTCGTGAAAGGGTTTACGACCAAAGCAATTCACGCAGGCAGTGCAGGGCGTGATCTGCATGGCTCTCTGCGAGTACCGGTCTATGATTCTGTTGCCTTTGAACAGGAGAGCAGCCGGGACATACAACTTGCCTTTGAGGGCAAAAAACCTGCCCATACCTATAGCCGGATCACCAATCCGACAACGGAAGATCTTGAACAAAAAATTCTGCAGTTGTCGGGAGGGCGTGCTGCACTCGCGGTGGCCTCGGGCATGGCGGCAATCAGCAACACAATTCTGACTCTGGCAGGCGCTGGCGCCAATATTGTTACTTCGCCGCATATTTTCGGCAACACCCTCTCTCTTTTTGAAAAGACCCTGCAGCCCTGGGGGTTGGAGGTCCGGCTGGTTGACATGTCAGACCCGGCGCAGGTTGCCAATGCCATCGATTCCAAGACCAGCGCGGTATTTTTGGAGAGCATAACCAATCCCCAGCTGGAAGTGGTCGACTGCAAAGCTATTAGTAGGATCACTCGAGAAAAACGAATCCCCTTGGTTCTGGACAACACTGTTACGACCCCCTACCTGTTCAACAGCAAAAATGTTGGGGTGGATATCGAAATTCTTTCAAGTACAAAATATATTTCAGGCGGCGCTACCTCCGTCGGCGGCATCATCATCGATACCGGAAACTTCGACTGGACATGTTCTGCAAAATTGAACAGTTGGACAAAGACCGCCGGACAATTTGCCTTCCTTGCCGCCATGCGCCGGGAGATCTATAGAAATGTCGGGGCCTGCATGTCCCCTCACAATGCCTACCTGCAGAGTTTGGGGCTGGAAACCATGGCTTTGCGGATAGATAAAAGCTGCCAGAATGCCCTGGAGCTGGCCAGGTTTTTAGACAATAAAACAGAAGTAAAGTCTGTTGATTACCCGGGCCTGGAAAGCTCTGCCTGCTATTCGATTGCCCGGCAGCAATTTAATAACAAATTTGGGGGTCTTCTGACCTTTGACCTGGAAAGTAAAGAGAGCTGTTTTGCCTTTATGGATGCAATGCGCATCATCCGCCGGGCAACCAATGTTAATGATAATAAGACATTAATTCTGCACCCATCTTCAACAATCTTTTCTGAATTTTCTGTTACCCGAAAAATTGAGTTAGGGGTGCGCCCGACGATGCTGCGCCTTTCAGTTGGTATTGAAGATATTGAAGACTTACAGGATGACTTGGAAAAAGGACTGCGAACAGTATGATAGACTTTACCCACGAACAACTCGAACGATACAGTCGTCACATACTTCTTCAGGACGTTGGCGTTGAAGGGCAGGAAAATTTGCTGAAGGCCAAAGTCCTTATTGTCGGGGCTGGTGGCCTTGGGGCGCCTGTTGCGCTCTATCTGGCAGCGGCGGGAGTTGGAACGATCGGCATAATTGACAATGATACTGTTGAGATATCCAATCTCCAGCGCCAGATCGTTCATTTCACAAAGGACATTAATAGTCCAAAAGTACTATCGGCAAAAGAGAAGATGTTGGCAATCAACCCGGATATTGAAGTCCGCACCTATCAGGAGTTTCTTTGTGCCGATAATATTCGCGGCATTATCAAGCCCTATGATTTTGTAGTCGACGGCACCGACAACTTCCCAACCAAGTTCCTGGTAAATGATGCCTGTGTTATGGAGAACAAATCATTCTCCCATGGCGGCATTCTTCGTTTTGACGGTCAGACCATGACTATTGTACCCCACCAGTCAGCCTGCTACCGCTGCGCCTTTCGCAAGCCTCCCCCGCCTGATGCAGTGCCAACCTGTTCACAGGCCGGGGTACTTGGAGCAATTGCCGGTATGCTCGGCACTATTCAGGCAGCCGAGGCCCTCAAGTATATCACCCAGGCCGGTACTCTTTTAACAAATACACTCCTGACCTTTGATGCCAAAACCATGAATTTCAGAAAAATCAAGATTAAGCGCCAAGCCGACTGTCCCGTTTGCGGAGAGGCTCCGACAATTACAGAGCTCGTGGATTATGAGCAAACTGTCTGTTCTCTTCCGCATAAGGCGTGATTCGAGACCATCATGAAAATTTTACAATCAATCATCAATGCAATTGTTCAGCATTCCCAAGATGAACTGCCTTATGAGGCCTGCGGTTACTTGGCAGCTAAAAACGGGGTTGTAACAAACTATTATGCGTTGAATAATAAGGACAAAGCGGCTGACCATTTTACCATGGATCCCAAAGAGCAG
This window harbors:
- a CDS encoding TIGR04283 family arsenosugar biosynthesis glycosyltransferase → MTLIDQKISNISVIIPCRNEEANIAKAIQSAAPEAFEIIVVDSGNDSSARIASQLGCNVLTAPPGRASQMNAGATAASGEILLFLHSDTVLPTGYSVQINKILRHPNCACGAFQLHINQSGLAIRLIELCTNIRAKLFSMPYGDQAIFIHKSLFDSVGGYRDVPFLEDVLLIKTMQRRGTITLAKQKVTTSGRRWQRDGVLKTTLTNRLIMLGFLLGASPERLQHCYRITKK
- a CDS encoding TIGR04282 family arsenosugar biosynthesis glycosyltransferase; translated protein: MKKQLLIFTRYPEPGKTKTRLVPALGDDGAAQLHRQMAERTVSMAASFAKAHDCALTIYYQGGRVSSMKNWLGDHAYQEQYPGDLGQRLVQGFKTSFLAKNSSVIAVGTDCPGLGNDLLVKAFAALPKADVVLGPAFDGGYYLIGLSRLHAELFTDIDWGTGSVLSQTLQKADQNNLTSTILEPLHDIDRPEDIKHLSYHSLPE
- a CDS encoding UPF0280 family protein, whose protein sequence is MPSKQKKNKPSPGSYRQRNYRNRVDRSGLVSFEVQVRETDLHILATKDVRSKALHHVFELRNQLENYIAHYPEFLQSLKPLAFDPTAPAVVKDMMRASEKAGVGPMAAVAGVTAQYIGEILVREHGVQEIVVENGGDIFLQRSQDCRIAIFAGASPLSNKVGVLVKASQMPTGVCTSSATVGHSLSLGQADAVTVLARSTALADAVATRLGNETRNSQEIDLALEIGAAIEGIVGIVIICGEQLGAWGDIELVGV
- a CDS encoding Lrp/AsnC family transcriptional regulator; the protein is MFNEQSSPVYNDVDLAILTHLQKDATITNAELAKQVGLSPSACLGRTKRLKETGVIKRITAVIDEQKVGLEIVTFVFVTLSPHDRATTEAFLTHVRSLANIQECYNISGNYDYLLKIVSPSIREYRNFIIDTLIEIPGVGKVETSVVLSSEKQSSQLPLQNSKLWKDAALL
- the thiS gene encoding sulfur carrier protein ThiS translates to MQIRINGEDEQLEKSGVSISELLIIKKVESPDMVSVQLNGEIIDRSQYQDQVVSDGDELDFLYFMGGGAFS
- a CDS encoding O-acetylhomoserine aminocarboxypropyltransferase/cysteine synthase, translating into MKGFTTKAIHAGSAGRDLHGSLRVPVYDSVAFEQESSRDIQLAFEGKKPAHTYSRITNPTTEDLEQKILQLSGGRAALAVASGMAAISNTILTLAGAGANIVTSPHIFGNTLSLFEKTLQPWGLEVRLVDMSDPAQVANAIDSKTSAVFLESITNPQLEVVDCKAISRITREKRIPLVLDNTVTTPYLFNSKNVGVDIEILSSTKYISGGATSVGGIIIDTGNFDWTCSAKLNSWTKTAGQFAFLAAMRREIYRNVGACMSPHNAYLQSLGLETMALRIDKSCQNALELARFLDNKTEVKSVDYPGLESSACYSIARQQFNNKFGGLLTFDLESKESCFAFMDAMRIIRRATNVNDNKTLILHPSSTIFSEFSVTRKIELGVRPTMLRLSVGIEDIEDLQDDLEKGLRTV
- a CDS encoding HesA/MoeB/ThiF family protein, producing the protein MDFTHEQLERYSRHILLQDVGVEGQENLLKAKVLIVGAGGLGAPVALYLAAAGVGTIGIIDNDTVEISNLQRQIVHFTKDINSPKVLSAKEKMLAINPDIEVRTYQEFLCADNIRGIIKPYDFVVDGTDNFPTKFLVNDACVMENKSFSHGGILRFDGQTMTIVPHQSACYRCAFRKPPPPDAVPTCSQAGVLGAIAGMLGTIQAAEALKYITQAGTLLTNTLLTFDAKTMNFRKIKIKRQADCPVCGEAPTITELVDYEQTVCSLPHKA